Proteins from a single region of Nomia melanderi isolate GNS246 chromosome 11, iyNomMela1, whole genome shotgun sequence:
- the dom gene encoding domino helicase isoform X2, with translation MSDKQTAPILPPLNGGGGNNGGSSGGAPQQTVSLQQVLATAQGLNVLTTGAGQQFVITSQVPGLTQVIPSNATTNSNIQQVGVTRLVNISGTPPRASTVGVAGASSSPLPSPSRQNSPKVVLATSPKLVRTSIGNMFVAPTSQASMQSPPARKKLKLADSTEKPTMCTDDAVGYKRRIMEHKMKRMRAIREKYAENASELFFLHAGGNMMDFQTWRKRPPTPQYLHFLRQHRLDPDDDDEDLTVPLPAISEIPLIPTVTPSVSSVVPVNQCAEVKISGINVTPVAVSTTLPAAVAQLNQQGHVPGRPQGGRHGMVFAFRAAIQSSPVTVHSPPTSTLAPTLIIGNAPVVPNSPKPIPTTTAATGPVADKISTTTTSVTTTTTTTTSTITVTSTPIPTATPTATISTTAAKTSTAPTATTTTTTPSQPVIKIVKLPASNSTTCDITNNQEQIVEKAKQEAYVMQRIAELQREGLWSERRLPKVQEPPRTKAHWDYLLEEMVWLAADFAQERKWKKAAAKKCARMVQKYFQEKAIQAQKAEKSQELRLKKIASFIAKEIKTFWTNVEKLVEYKQQTRLEEKRKQALDQHLNFIVGQTEKYSTWLTEGLNKTDGSQSIPASINSSRISSPVPPGKSHSDEDFQPNQSSDDDEETIAKAEEELKSVTNHKEEVELLKRESEIPLEDLLKDLPPDYLEDRNKNVSPSKEIAEEANDEKVADGDTDFVAASDESSDEEETIMEQEKLEENTDYKQELDDLKAENEMSIDELMAKYGNVSDAPMDVDQEPGQDSDKESTKEEEGQENDEESISSENESEESDNEVGEQESQAQSDNEADVGLKSLLEDISMEKSTDEKTAEMDHSDAHDEMDNVAALAESIQPKGNTLLTTSVVTKIPFLLKHLLREYQHIGLDWLVTMYDRKLNGILADEMGLGKTIQTIALLAHLACEKGNWGPHLIIVPTSVMLNWEMECKKWCPGFKILTYYGTQKERKQKRTGWTKPNAFHICITSYKLVIQDHQSFRRKKWKYLILDEAQNIKNFKSQRWQLLLNFQTQRRLLLTGTPLQNNLMELWSLMHFLMPNVFQSHREFKEWFSNPVTGMIEGNSEYNENIIRRLHKVLRPFLLRRLKTEVEKQLPKKYEHVVMCRLSKRQRYLYDDFMSRAKTKETLASGNLLSVINVLMQLRKVCNHPNLFEVRPTVSPFQMEAIEFITASLVWSVLDYDPFKHIDLSSMNLLLCDLELTHTAFVAHRVRRLQTPRKLIEEIDSQPDPPPRCLPGKIKINVRLSNQAKPPSTPQQQTQTKLKNLAGILPTTRVGTSPLIKTLNNQSTAGQGVTLRVSGGQQLQGYSVQLVQHQGSVKAIPVGTLAHNPQSTTVTPSTAATNAQRITVGNANIKDGLQRLTTQTVTVKQVSFPVVTPSGQRLTVLSKSLMGISTSAATVNKVVGSVVTTSSGTAGRPVMRVPPLNVTGSQGQTPAGNGQSPQQSIRCGIVTRHAQKESEKAQTKERPKSEFYLPQLEEERKQRRQAKLRLLSNINERRCAACPLYGEDLFMALRIGKPSTACRWHNGWVHCATAKDNARTRRQFFSRTEALAEAIKSTEQIVEELKEVFERFVVHVPAVCAPTPRFHVSHPPPHKLFGQRRMQMELQRQLSPKFASFHPVASAMMTQFPDPRLIQYDCGKLQSLDQLLRKLKTGNHRVLIFTQMTRMLDVLEAFLNFHGHIYLRLDGTTRVDQRQVLMERFNGDKRIFCFILSTRSGGVGVNLTGADTVIFYDSDWNPTMDAQAQDRCHRIGQTRDVHIYRLVSEKTVEENILKKANQKRLLGDLAIEGGNFTTAYFKSSTIQDLFNIDQTENDASTRMAEVLEQNKDRDKFLQKDGQGQSVDDKVAMGALESALAAAEEDLDVQAAKTAKAEAVADLAEFDENIPLDDADKDDVQVSKAELEVQNLVSQLTPIERYAMKFVEESEGAFSAAQLAAAERELEEQKKEWELDRLRALREEEERRMRLADDDEKPLTFGREDAQNQVNNASNSKKLVSKKLPANRRRRRSRRNNSKSAQESESESETTTESESESQEDVVEDSLDEESSHTESQSQGDEDEEEDETNESDRGGYPKRKNRSNKSFSQNHFDLNSPRTRSRGNVKINLWTLDVSPILPGIKPKCRGRASNLRKQRELEMRMKAEESFALPLPPSSSSPKKLNATSKSDDEQKATIMKEESSSDLKRIEVTSKLSPSKGSTETVENCKTVANHCASVTVTSPKSKFKKEDTVVKEESDSVSRLDSSEEEACVQLDDSIFSSQETPDVSALSDKIDAKVESEETRGECNVSPVCTRSMHERAEQSDDVNEASSSGEAEDPDVNFTSQIASSCSSAVESGTLKMISDSDLTEEISVSESLLSTPVKHKVVPQEVNESTAKSASDKTTRSLLENVITVSKPSEELTMKQLNVEKSSIMDESTEMDRRSQRPVEPTEKTNVEQASPRKEQTNESSNSDAKNESVNDNVSTSVIETSSSQNIGSNEGGEEESCSKPCDEETSPKPARNDDNKQAHFSTDISESDDSASSEPTPENKLKSRKSETVSYGVTTRSAKINLTTEIPESRDTDGQTSSAESNVPKQNQENEHSNTSKRESSRIALIRRPDTPRPVMEQGRITRSSAGRSLTPPPSNSPSKSAHRRQPDIPLSECSKLSPRPVTRSSSNINSLVRNEEQNASLYEKPTTRSSKSLDNGFLSPPTHFRRSSSIPPMKPSEVKDTCSPTAAKPKKINEISPVNTSTVKRRPDTPVPTFEQVSRVTRSGLNFTVNSGKSSSPNHVSPLRGSKHIRKTDPSADTKTQELPSKTDSLGTDSNGNAVASEDLAKQEDPGFTEMNEKPQRTAKVVAILTLDTRSNHSNKASSSVHAKSNSNSADAKNANKKSADLSASDSPGKNCLLRISDATANCKLDGWCGSGLDNTSTVLANVAGTYTPSKTGKASTVSKAGSPLSSKLKADKVPLPVQSTVIALVDLDNDPNYDSSDGSKRLRRKIKRTRLTSFTKPLIAGKVNETQQMVEALDEEEEQIPPPTKKSIRSQPPSSPPPSQTTQLGKISSGTVS, from the exons ATGAGTGATAAGCAGACTGCACCTATTTTACCACCCCTTAACGGGGGTGGAGGAAACAATGGGGGAAGCAGTGGAGGTGCACCGCAACAGACTGTTAGTTTGCAGCAAGTACTTGCCACAGCTCAGGGGCTCAATGTCCTTACTACTGGTGCTGGACAACAGTTTGTTATTACTTCACAGGTTCCTGGTCTTACACAG gTTATACCAAGCAATGCAACAACAAATTCTAATATTCAACAAGTTGGTGTTACAAGACTTGTTAATATTAGCGGTACTCCACCACGTGCAAGTACTGTGGGAGTTGCAGGTGCAAGTAGTTCACCTCTTCCCTCACCATCTCGACAGAACTCACCCAAAGTTGTTCTAGCAACATCTCCAAAACTTGTTAGAACTTCTATTGGCAACATGTTTGTTGCTCCAACATCTCAAGCTTCAATGCAATCACCGCCAGCAAGAAAAAAGTTGAAGTTAGCAGATTCTACAGAAAAACCTACTATGTGTACCGACGATGCAGTGGGTTATAAAAGGAGAATTATGGAACACAAAATGAAGAGGATGCGTGCAATAAGGGAGAAATATGCTGAAAATGCATCAGAATTATTCTTCCTACATGCTGGAGGCAATATGATGGATTTTCAAACCTGGAGGAAGAGACCACCGACACCTCAATACCTGCATTTTTTACGGCAACATAGATTAGATCCAGACGATGACGACGAAGATTTAACAGTGCCACTGCCAGCAATATCAgaaattccattaataccaaCTGTCACACCGTCTGTTTCTTCAGTAGTTCCTGTAAATCAGTGTGCGGAAGTAAAAATTTCTGGCATAAATGTTACACCAGTCGCAGTGTCTACAACTTTGCCTGCTGCAGTAGCTCAACTTAATCAACAAG GACATGTACCAGGTAGGCCTCAAGGGGGCCGCCATGGCATGGTGTTTGCCTTCAGAGCTGCAATTCAGTCTTCACCAGTCACCGTTCACTCTCCACCTACTTCTACTCTAGCACCCACGCTCATTATAG GCAATGCACCAGTAGTTCCGAATTCACCAAAACCAATACCAACTACAACAGCAGCAACGGGTCCAGTTGCAGACAAAATATCTACAACAACTACATCAGTTACGAcaactactaccactactacttcAACTATAACTGTTACTTCTACTCCTATTCCTACCGCTACTCCCACTGCGACTATTAGTACTACAGCAGCGAAAACGTCTACTGCgcctactgctactactacaaCTACTACTCCTTCTCAACcagttataaaaattgttaaattaccTGCCTCTAATTCAACAACATGTGATATCACAAATAATCAAGAACAAATTGTAGAAAAGGCTAAACAG GAAGCATATGTTATGCAAAGGATTGCCGAGTTGCAACGCGAAGGATTATGGTCGGAGAGAAGATTGCCTAAAGTACAAGAACCACCTCGCACAAAGGCTCATTGGGATTACTTGTTAGAAGAAATGGTTTGGTTGGCTGCTGATTTTGCTCAAGAACGGAAGTGGAAGAAAGCTGCGGCAAAGAAATGCGCGCGCATGGTTCAGAAATACTTCCAAGAAAAAGCAATCCAAGCACAGAAAGCCGAAAAATCGCAAGAACTTAGGCTAAAGAAGATTGCTAGTTTTATAGCTAAGGAAATCAAAACCTTCTGGACAAATGTGGAAAAG TTGGTGGAGTATAAACAACAAACAAGgctcgaagaaaaaagaaaacaggcACTAGatcaacatttaaattttattgttgggcaaacagaaaaatattcaacatggTTAACAGAAGGACTTAATAAAACCGATGGTTCTCAAAGTATACCGGCCTCCATAAATAGTTCTCGAATATCTTCTCCAGTTCCGCCTGGGAAATCTCATTCTGACG AGGATTTTCAACCAAATCAAAGTTCAGATGATGATGAAGAAACCATAGCCAAGGCAGAAGAGGAATTAAAGTCTGTAACAAACCACAAAGAAGaggttgaattattaaaaagagaatCCGAAATCCCACTGGAAGATCTTTTGAAAGATTTGCCACCTGATTATTTAgaagatagaaataaaaatgtatcgcCTTCAAAAGAAATTGCGGAGGAa GCCAATGATGAAAAGGTCGCGGACGGTGATACCGACTTTGTTGCGGCATCGGATGAATCTTCGGATGAAGAAGAAACTATAATGGAACAGgaaaaattggaagaaaataCGGATTACAAACAAGAATTGGACGATCTCaaa GCTGAAAATGAAATGTCTATCGATGAACTTATGGCTAAATATGGTAACGTGTCAGATGCTCCGATGGATGTTGACCAAGAACCTGGTCAAG ATTCGGATAAAGAAAGCACAAAGGAAGAGGAAGGTCAAGAGAACGACGAGGAGTCGATTAGTAGTGAAAATGAAAGTGAAGAAAGCGATAACGAAGTCGGCGAACAAGAGTCTCAAGCACAAAGTGATAACGAAGCTGATGTTGGATTGAAATCTCTCTTGGAAGATATATCTATGGAAAAATCTACAGATGAGAAG ACGGCAGAAATGGATCACTCAGATGCTCACGATGAAATGGATAATGTAGCTGCGTTAGCAGAAAGTATTCAACCAAAAGGAAATACTTTACTCACCACTAGT GTTGTAACTAAAATTCCGTTCCTTTTGAAACATCTTCTTCGGGAATATCAACATATAGGATTGGATTGGCTTGTTACGATGTATGATCGAAAACTGAATGGAATTTTGGCAGACGAAATGGGTTTGGGTAAAACGATTCAAACGATCGCCTTGCTTGCACATTTAGCGTGCGAGAAAGGTAACTGGGGTCCGCATCTTATAATAGTACCAACTTCTGTAATGCTTAATTGGGAAATGGAGTGCAAAAAATGGTGTCCGGGGTTTAAGATTTTAACGTACTATGGAacgcagaaagaaagaaaacaaaaaaggaCAG GATGGACAAAACCCAATGCTTTTCACATCTGTATAACATCATACAAATTAGTTATTCAAGATCATCAAAGCTTCAGAAGGAAAAAGTGGAAATATCTTATATTGGACGAAgctcaaaatattaaaaacttcaaGTCGCAAAGATGGCAactgttattaaattttcagaCGCAACG ACGACTACTGCTTACCGGCACGCCTCTTCAAAATAATCTTATGGAACTATGGTCTCTCATGCATTTTTTAATGCCTAATGTATTTCAATCGCATAGAGAATTCAAAGAATGGTTCAGTAATCCTGTTACAGGAATGATAGAAGGGAACAGCGAATACAATGAAAACATTATTCGTCGTCTGCACAAG GTATTACGACCGTTTTTACTGCGAAGATTAAAAACAGAAGTAGAAAAACAATTGCCTAAAAAATATGAACACGTTGTTATGTGCCGATTGTCGAAACGACAGCGATATCTATATGATGATTTCATGTCGAGAGCAAA GACAAAAGAGACTTTGGCTAGCGGTAATCTACTGAGCGTCATCAATGTATTAATGCAGTTACGTAAAGTGTGTAACCATCCAAATTTGTTTGAAGTGAGACCAACAGTGTCGCCGTTTCAAATGGAAGCTATAGAATTTATTACAGCTTCTTTGGTATGGAGTGTTCTTGATTACGATCCATTTAAg CATATCGACTTATCTAGTATGAATCTTCTTTTGTGCGATTTGGAGTTAACCCATACTGCGTTTGTGGCACATAGAGTAAGGCGGTTACAAACTCCGCGGAAGCTTATAGAAGAAATAGACAGTCAACCAGATCCACCTCCAAGATGTCTAcctggaaaaataaaaattaacgttAGACTCTCTAATCAAGCGAAACCGCCATCCACACCACAACAACAGACTCAAACGAAGTTGAAAAATTTAGCTGGAATCTTACCTACTACACGCGTCGGAACATCCCccttaataaaaacattaaataatcaaaGCACTGCAGGACAAG GTGTTACTTTAAGGGTATCGGGTGGTCAACAATTACAGGGGTACTCGGTGCAGTTGGTACAGCATCAGGGTAGCGTGAAAG CCATCCCTGTTGGAACACTAGCACATAACCCACAAAGTACAACAGTGACACCAAGTACAGCAGCAACGAATGCACAGAGGATCACAGTAGGGAATGCGAATATCAAAGATGGATTGCAACGACTAACAACGCAGACAGTCACAGTTAAACAAG TTTCGTTTCCAGTAGTGACACCGAGTGGACAACGCTTAACGGTTTTATCGAAATCTTTGATGGGCATATCTACTTCGGCAGCTACAGTGAACAAAGTTGTAGGAAGTGTAGTAACAACATCGAGTGGAACTGCTGGAAGACCCGTGATGAGAGTACCACCATTAAATGTGACTGGTTCTCAGGGACAGACACCAGCTGGCAATGGGCAATCTCCACAGCAATCAATTCGCTGTGGTATTGTCACCAGACACGCACAAAAGGAATCTGAAAAGGCACAAACGAAGGAACGTCCAAAATCCGAATTTTATTTG CCGCAGTTAGAAGAAGAGCGAAAGCAACGGCGACAAGCGAAACTCCGTCTTCTCTcgaatataaatgaaagaagATGCGCAGCATGTCCTTTGTACGGCGAAGATTTGTTCATGGCGTTAAGAATCGGTAAACCGTCTACAGCGTGTCGATGGCATAACGGTTGGGTTCATTGCGCAACCGCTAAAGACAACGCTCGTACACGGAGACAATTCTTTTCTCGCACGGAGGCACTCGCAGAAGCGATCAAAAGTACAGAACAAATTGTAGAAGAGCTTAAGGAAGTTTTTGAGAG GTTTGTTGTTCATGTTCCTGCTGTGTGCGCACCCACGCCACGTTTTCACGTGTCTCATCCACCTCCACATAAATTGTTTGGTCAGAGACGTATGCAAATGGAGTTGCAGCGTCAACTGTCACCTAAATTCGCATCGTTCCATCCAGTAGCTAGTGCAATGATGACTCAGTTTCCGGATCCTCGACTGATACAGTATGACTGTGGGAAATTACAATCCTTGGATCAACTTCTCAGGAAGCTCAAGACAGGGAACCATAGAGTTTTAATTTTTACACAAATGACGAGAATGTTGGACGTGTTAGAAGCTTTCCTTAATTTCCATGGACATATATATTTGCGTTTAGACGGTACCACCAGGGTGGATCAAAGACAG GTTCTGATGGAGAGATTCAACGGCGACAAACgaatattctgtttcattttgtCAACAAGATCTGGAGGTGTGGGCGTGAACCTTACAGGCGCTGATACTGTTATATTTTATGACAGCGATTGGAATCCGACCATGGATGCCCAAGCACAAGATAGGTGTCATAGAATAGGCCAGACACGAGATGTACATATCTACAG GTTAGTAAGTGAAAAGACTGTGgaagaaaatattctaaagaAGGCCAATCAGAAAAGACTGCTTGGAGACTTGGCTATCGAGGGTGGCAATTTCACGACTGCTTACTTTAAAAGC TCCACTATTCAAGATCTTTTCAATATCGACCAAACGGAGAATGATGCTTCGACTCGAATGGCGGAAGTACTGGAACAGAACAAAGATCGGGACAAATTTCTACAGAAGGATGGCCAGGGACAGAGTGTCGATGACAAAGTGGCGATGGGTGCATTGGAGAGTGCTCTCGCTGCTGCTGAAGAAGATCTCGACGTCCAAGCAGCGAAAACAGCCAAGGCGGAGGCTGTCGCTGATTTAGCGGAGTTCGATGAGAACATACCTTTGGATGACGCGGACAAGGACGATGTGCAAGTCAGCAAAGCTGAACTCGAAGTACAGAACTTGGTGTCTCAG CTGACGCCCATAGAACGTTACGCGATGAAGTTCGTTGAGGAGTCAGAGGGCGCATTCTCCGCAGCGCAACTCGCAGCGGCGGAACGTGAACTGGAAGAGCAGAAGAAGGAGTGGGAACTGGATCGGTTGCGAGCTTTACGCGAGGAGGAAGAAAGGCGGATGAGGTTGGCCGATGACGACGAGAAACCCTTAACTTTCGGACGCGAGGACGCGCAGAATCAGGTTAATAATGCTAGTAATTCTAAGAAGTTAGTCAGTAAGAAACTCCCGGCGaataggaggaggaggaggtcgCGTAGGAATAACAGTAAAAGTGCTCAGGAGTCGGAAAGTGAAAGCGAGACTACCACCGAATCGGAATCGGAGTCTCAAGAAGACGTGGTCGAAGACAGTCTCGACGAGGAGTCGAGTCACACGGAAAGTCAGAGTCAAGGAGACGAGGACGAGGAAGAGGATGAGACGAACGAATCGGACAGAGGGGGGTATCCGAAGCGTAAAAACCGTTCGAATAAATCATTCAGTCAGAACCATTTTGATCTAAATAGTCCACGGACGAGATCCAGGGGGAACGTGAAGATAAACCTGTGGACGTTGGACGTGAGTCCCATCCTGCCGGGTATAAAGCCGAAGTGTCGTGGCAGAGCGAGTAATCTGCGGAAACAGAGGGAGTTGGAGATGAGAATGAAGGCAGAAGAAAGTTTCGCGTTACCTTTGCCACCGTCCTCTTCGAGTCCGAAAAAACTGAACGCTACCAGTAAGTCTGACGACGAACAGAAAGCTACGATTATGAAAGAAGAATCGTCGTCGGATTTGAAGCGTATTGAAGTGACCAGCAAACTCTCACCTAGCAAAGGTTCAACTGAGAcagttgaaaattgtaaaacggTTGCGAACCATTGCGCTAGTGTCACGGTGACTTCGCCTAAGAGTAAATTCAAAAAGGAGGACACAGTAGTGAAAGAGGAATCTGATTCTGTTTCACGTTTAGACTCCTCGGAAGAGGAAGCGTGTGTACAGTTGGATGACTCGATATTCAGCTCGCAGGAAACACCTGACGTCTCGGCTTTGTCCGATAAGATCGACGCGAAAGTTGAGAGCGAGGAAACACGGGGTGAATGTAACGTGTCTCCGGTATGTACACGGTCTATGCATGAGAGAGCGGAGCAAAGCGACGACGTAAACGAAGCAAGCTCGAGCGGAGAAGCTGAGGATCCCGATGTCAATTTTACTTCCCAAATTGCTAGTTCTTGTTCTTCCGCGGTAGAGTCGGGTACGTTAAAAATGATATCCGACTCTGACCTAACCGAAGAGATCAGCGTGTCTGAAAGTTTATTGAGTACGCCCGTAAAGCACAAAGTGGTACCTCAAGAGGTGAACGAATCCACCGCGAAATCGGCTTCAGACAAAACAACCCGTTCCCTTTTAGAAAATGTAATCACTGTTAGTAAACCGAGCGAAGAATTAACAATGAAACAATTGAATGTAGAAAAAAGTAGTATCATGGATGAAAGTACGGAGATGGACAGGAGGTCGCAACGTCCTGTCGAGCCAACAGAGAAGACGAACGTAGAGCAAGCGTCACCAAGGAAGGAACAGACGAACGAAAGTTCAAACTCGGACGCGAAGAACGAGTCCGTAAACGATAACGTGTCCACATCTGTGATAGAAACAAGCTCTAGTCAGAATATCGGTAGCAATGAAGGAGGAGAGGAAGAAAGCTGTTCTAAACCGTGTGACGAAGAAACAAGTCCCAAGCCAGCGCGAAATGACGACAATAAACAGGCCCATTTTTCTACAGATATCTCTGAATCGGACGACTCGGCTAGTTCGGAACCGACTCCAGAGAATAAGCTTAAGTCTCGTAAATCGGAAACCGTGTCCTACGGAGTAACCACGAGGAGCGCGAAAATAAATCTCACGACAGAAATCCCTGAAAGCAGAGATACGGATGGTCAAACGAGCTCCGCCGAATCGAATGTACCAAAGCAGAATCAAGAGAACGAACATTCAAATACCAGTAAAAGGGAGTCTAGTAGAATAGCATTGATAAGGAGACCAGACACACCAAGACCTGTCATGGAGCAGGGTAGGATCACGAGATCCAGTGCTGGCCGCTCCTTGACACCTCCACCCAGCAACAGTCCCTCGAAATCGGCCCATAGAAGACAACCAGACATTCCACTGTCAGAATGCTCGAAGTTATCTCCTAGACCAGTAACCAGGTCCTCGTCTAACATAAATTCCCTGGTGCGTAACGAAGAGCAGAACGCATCCTTATACGAGAAACCGACCACGCGAAGTTCCAAGTCTTTGGACAATGGTTTTCTAAGCCCCCCCACTCATTTCCGAAGAAGTAGCTCGATACCACCGATGAAaccgtcagaggtgaaagacaCTTGTAGCCCTACCGCTGCCAAGCCTAAAAAGATCAACGAGATCTCACCTGTAAATACGAGTACCGTAAAACGGCGACCGGACACACCGGTCCCCACGTTCGAGCAAGTGTCGAGAGTCACCCGGTCGGGCTTGAACTTCACCGTGAATTCGGGAAAGTCCTCCAGCCCCAATCACGTGAGTCCTCTCAGAGGAAGCAAGCACATTCGGAAAACGGACCCATCCGCGGACACGAAGACACAGGAATTGCCTTCGAAAACGGACAGTCTGGGCACTGATTCGAACGGGAACGCCGTCGCGTCGGAGGACTTGGCGAAACAAGAGGATCCGGGCTTCACGGAGATGAACGAGAAGCCGCAGCGGACGGCGAAGGTAGTGGCGATCCTTACTTTGGACACCAGGAGCAATCACAGCAACAAAGCCTCGAGTTCCGTTCACGCGAAGTCCAATTCCAATTCCGCCGACGCGAAGAACGCGAACAAGAAGAGCGCCGACTTGTCCGCGTCGGACTCGCCGGGGAAGAATTGTCTTCTAAGGATCTCGGACGCGACCGCGAATTGTAAATTAGACGGATGGTGTGGCTCCGGTTTGGACAACACTTCCACGGTACTCGCGAACGTGGCTGGTACTTACACTCCGAGTAAAACGGGGAAGGCATCGACCGTGAGCAAAGCTGGGTCGCCGTTGAGCTCGAAACTCAAGGCGGACAAGGTTCCGTTGCCCGTGCAGTCGACGGTGATCGCGCTGGTCGATCTGGACAACGATCCCAATTACGACTCGTCGGATGGGTCGAAGAGATTGCGCAGGAAAATCAAGAGGACCCGTTTGACGTCGTTCACAAAGCCCCTGATCGCCGGTAAAGTAAACGAGACGCAGCAGATGGTCGAGGCACTggacgaggaagaggagcagaTCCCACCGCCGACCAAAAAATCGATTCGTTCTCagcctccttcttctcctccgCCGTCGCAAACCACGCAATTGGGAAAGATAAGCAGCGGCACCGTGTCTTGA